The window GATCGAGCGAAGCAGCTGGGTCTTGCCTACGCCGGAGGGCCCTTGCAGGGCGACGCATTCGCCGTCCTGCAAGTCGAATGAAACGGAGATGTGCAAGCGCTTGAGCGCGCGGACCGTCAGCATATGTCAAAGCTTGCGCTGGAGCCGGTCGGCAACCCGCCTCGCGATCTCCACCGGCGCCTCGTCCGGATAAGGATGCACCGAGCTGACATTGATCTCACCGAGGACATAGCTGTCGGTCCCGTCGGGAAGGACCGGGCCAAGCATGAAGTCGGCGTCCCAGATCATTGGCAGGTCATCTCGCGCGATATCTAGCAACGAGGTCAGCTCCGGCGTCCACTCATCTTCCATCAACCGACGCAGCCGCTGGAAGCGCGGGTCTGCGTTGGACGAATAGAGCCGTGGTCCGGCCTCGGCGCGTGCGGCCGGCGAGTCGATCAGGGCTTTGACCTTGTGATAGCCGAAGCCGGCGCAGCGATCGCCCGCCATGTAGCAACGTACGACGCCCTCGCTCAGGCGAGGCTGGAATGGCTGATCGACCACGCTGCCATTTTCGTAATACTCCGCGCAGCGACGGAGAAAATCATCCAGTGTCAGTTCCTCAGGCGCGTCCTTGGTCGCGTCCAGCACCTTTATCATGGAGGAGGTCGGCAGACTCTCGACCTTCCAGACGCCTTGGCCGCCATTGCCCCGGTTGCGCTTGATCACGCGCGGACCAGCGGCGAGCCGCGTCGGTAACTCGGCGCGCATCGCCGCAGCGGTTTCATATAGCGCCGTGTCGCTTCCCCAGCCCATCGAGCGGGTACGATACAGTACCTCCTTGGTGCCCATCTTGAGAATGACCTCCGGATGAGCGCTGACCCACACGCCCCGTGCGGCGACATCGCGCAGCAAGGCGTCGAGGCCAATGCGACTTCGACCGTCCTGAATGGGGTTAACCCAGACTAGCACGCCGTCCACCGCGAGCAATTGTTCACGGACCTCCTCGGCGTAGCTTTCGTCATAGATCGCCGGCCGGGCTTCAATGCCGACGGCGGCGAGCGCTTCGAAAAGGTGCGCGAAGCGGCTGTTTTGCGCCGTCACGTCCCGCCGCGCGGCAGCGTCTCCGCGTGAGAGGATGGCGACGGTGTGTTGGTGAGAAGGGTGTCGTTCGGTGTCCATGCGCAAGCTCCACAAATGGCGTGCTGCGCAGAGCTTGGACCGAGGCCTCACGGGGAGTCTGCTTTGTCCCCACGACAAGGACAGTAGCGAGCCCGTCCGCGAGTTTCAAGACGTGGCTGGCGCGGTTCCGCGGAGCGGTGAACTCTTTGTGACGGCCGCCGGCGACTTCGGTGGGCCGCCCGAAGCACGCGCCCGTTGACAGCCCCCGCCCTCGGGTTTTTACTTGGGGCTCGGGGACGTGCGATCTCCCCGTGAGGCGACATGCCCAAGCATCGCGTCCTGATCACGAAGGGCGCAGCATGTCATCATACATCCCCGATTTCATCCGTCACACTGGCTCGACTTTTCGGCGCGGCGTCCGCGCCGGTTGCATCGCTGTGCGCACCGATGCCCGCGGCCTCCGCCTTGTGGGCATCGCGTAGGGGAGGATCGCGAAACGGACTTCACCTGGGGCAGGACAAACCAGGAGAACGATCATGCGAACACGAACAATCTTCCGCACGGTCCTGTTGCTCGCGGTCGCGGGCGGGCTGTCGAGTGTGCACGCTCTGACGCAGGAGGAACTCGTCGCCAGGATCCAGGCGGCCGGTTACGCGCAGGTGAGCGATATCAAGTCGACGGCCGAAGGCATCACCGCCAAGGCGGTGAAGAACGGCAAGGCGGTGACGCTCGTCGTCGACAGCAGCGGCCAGGTCAAAGAGCGAAACTGAAGGTGAGGAGTAGGACGATGAAAAGAAACATCTGGGCCATGGTCGGCGCCTGCCTTCTTGCATTTCGTTTCGGTCCCGTCCCCGCATACGCGCAAGACGCCGAATGGCAGAAGGTGGACGAGACATTGGGGCGCAAGCCCGCCATCTCGGACGACGTCCGCCGCTACGGTTTTCCCCGTAGCGATCTCTCCGTGACTCTGGACGGGATTTCGATCAGGCCGGCGCTGGCGCTGGGCGGTTGGCTTGCGTTCAAGCCTGCGCATGGCGGTGCCATGGTCATGGGCGACCTCGTGCTGCTCGAGACCGAGATCAATCCCGTGATGGCGAAGATGATCGCGAGCGGGCTCGAGATCACCGCCGTACACAATCATCTGCTGCGTGCGAGTCCGGCCACGTTCTACATGCACATCGCCGGACACGGCGACGCCGTCAAACTGGCCTTGGCGATCCATGATGGGCTTGCCGAAAGCAAGACCCCGCTGACGGTCACGGCGCCGGCGAGCCCGCCGCCCGCCATCGACCTCGACACCGCGAAGCTCGACCAGATCATCGGAGTGAACGGGAAAGCGAACGGCGGCGTCTACCAGTTCAACGTGAAGCGGCGCGATCCGATCACGCAAGACGGCATGTTGCTGACGCCCGTCGCCGCGATGGGCGTCGCGATCGCCATCAATTTCCAGCCAACGGGCGCGGGGAGGGCGGCCATCACCGGCGACTTCGTGCTGACCAGCGACGAGGTGAACCCCGTCATCCTGGCGCTTCGGACCCACGGCATCGAGGTAACGGCGCTGCACAGCCACATGCTGGACGAACAGCCGCGGCTCTTCTTCATGCACTTCTGGG of the Bradyrhizobium sp. WSM1417 genome contains:
- a CDS encoding Cj0069 family protein; amino-acid sequence: MDTERHPSHQHTVAILSRGDAAARRDVTAQNSRFAHLFEALAAVGIEARPAIYDESYAEEVREQLLAVDGVLVWVNPIQDGRSRIGLDALLRDVAARGVWVSAHPEVILKMGTKEVLYRTRSMGWGSDTALYETAAAMRAELPTRLAAGPRVIKRNRGNGGQGVWKVESLPTSSMIKVLDATKDAPEELTLDDFLRRCAEYYENGSVVDQPFQPRLSEGVVRCYMAGDRCAGFGYHKVKALIDSPAARAEAGPRLYSSNADPRFQRLRRLMEDEWTPELTSLLDIARDDLPMIWDADFMLGPVLPDGTDSYVLGEINVSSVHPYPDEAPVEIARRVADRLQRKL
- a CDS encoding DUF1259 domain-containing protein; the protein is MKRNIWAMVGACLLAFRFGPVPAYAQDAEWQKVDETLGRKPAISDDVRRYGFPRSDLSVTLDGISIRPALALGGWLAFKPAHGGAMVMGDLVLLETEINPVMAKMIASGLEITAVHNHLLRASPATFYMHIAGHGDAVKLALAIHDGLAESKTPLTVTAPASPPPAIDLDTAKLDQIIGVNGKANGGVYQFNVKRRDPITQDGMLLTPVAAMGVAIAINFQPTGAGRAAITGDFVLTSDEVNPVILALRTHGIEVTALHSHMLDEQPRLFFMHFWANDDAVKLAEGLRAALDKTASTKG